From a region of the Deinococcus planocerae genome:
- a CDS encoding VWA domain-containing protein: MLTLPRQAPAVQWHQQSAWRTYVQELFRLVSRRRDFTTEFRRLPFTAGVLPEQRRLLLDPALLSVPPLGVRFDPGDEYGRRVTLLRSIASHEGGHVVFSGRKPQEQRLGWLWNALEDERMERLVMRRFPELCADFDFLGDVLWLGDHRPEVDLQTACLVWRWAHDRPDVPFAVPLELEGLWREQVRPLVEEAWEAHRDDAVEIARAILAVLPEELREEAEPGLGADGGGMSGVQPEEPQQPVRGKGKRGDEKTADAGNGGPGSETLIPEDSSRPETSSAGELPGSPPALVATAPDGLLLLTGGHARRLAPLLAPPGRPARQEAHRSRGRFRYDRHVQGAERPFRRRVGEDRPVPFLLRLCVDLSTSMSGERLRAAREAAFMLARAAHLARSRLQVIGFTTSAHEIVPPDLPWQEAAARLAGLEAGGGTQLSRGLELALQGCAQPDEQEILIVITDGELLPADVRTCGLLLDDQRPYRRTLDVVPILIGESVQSASSYLDLFGAACPVMVLDEVSRTVQAALTTLRARSWT, translated from the coding sequence ATGCTCACTCTTCCTAGGCAGGCTCCCGCCGTGCAGTGGCACCAGCAGTCCGCATGGCGGACCTACGTTCAGGAACTCTTCCGCCTGGTCAGCCGCCGTCGTGACTTCACCACCGAGTTCCGTCGCCTGCCCTTCACCGCTGGGGTGCTCCCCGAGCAACGTCGCCTGCTGCTTGACCCGGCCCTGCTTTCTGTGCCACCGCTGGGCGTCCGCTTCGATCCCGGGGACGAGTACGGGCGACGTGTCACCCTGCTGCGCTCGATCGCCTCGCATGAGGGAGGGCACGTCGTTTTCAGTGGCCGCAAACCTCAGGAACAACGTCTCGGATGGCTGTGGAACGCGCTGGAAGACGAGCGGATGGAACGGCTCGTGATGCGCCGCTTCCCGGAGCTGTGCGCCGACTTCGACTTCCTGGGAGACGTCCTGTGGTTGGGAGACCACCGCCCGGAGGTGGACCTGCAGACCGCCTGCCTGGTCTGGCGCTGGGCCCATGACCGTCCCGACGTCCCCTTTGCCGTTCCTCTGGAACTCGAGGGGCTGTGGCGGGAGCAGGTCCGCCCGCTGGTCGAGGAGGCCTGGGAGGCCCACCGGGATGACGCCGTGGAGATCGCCCGGGCCATCCTCGCCGTGCTGCCCGAGGAACTGCGGGAGGAAGCCGAGCCGGGTCTCGGCGCGGACGGCGGAGGGATGAGTGGGGTGCAGCCGGAGGAGCCCCAGCAGCCTGTCCGCGGGAAAGGGAAGCGGGGGGACGAGAAAACGGCGGATGCGGGAAACGGTGGACCCGGGAGCGAAACCCTGATTCCGGAGGACAGCTCCCGCCCGGAGACTTCCAGCGCCGGCGAACTCCCCGGGTCACCCCCGGCACTGGTCGCGACCGCCCCCGATGGCCTGCTGCTCCTCACCGGGGGCCACGCGCGGCGTCTGGCGCCCCTCCTGGCACCCCCCGGCCGTCCCGCCCGGCAGGAAGCGCACCGCTCGCGGGGACGCTTCCGCTATGACCGACACGTGCAGGGCGCCGAGCGTCCCTTCCGGCGCCGGGTGGGTGAAGATCGTCCCGTTCCCTTTCTGCTACGGCTGTGCGTCGACCTGTCGACCAGCATGTCCGGGGAACGCCTGCGCGCGGCCCGCGAGGCGGCTTTCATGCTCGCCCGCGCCGCCCACCTCGCCCGCAGCCGGCTGCAGGTGATCGGCTTCACCACCTCCGCTCACGAGATCGTCCCGCCCGACCTCCCCTGGCAGGAAGCGGCCGCACGTCTGGCCGGCCTGGAGGCGGGGGGCGGCACGCAACTCTCCCGGGGCCTCGAACTCGCCCTCCAGGGGTGTGCCCAGCCGGACGAGCAGGAGATCTTGATCGTGATCACCGACGGGGAACTTCTGCCCGCCGACGTGAGGACCTGCGGCCTGCTGCTGGACGATCAGCGCCCCTATCGCCGGACCCTCGACGTCGTCCCCATCCTGATCGGCGAGAGCGTCCAGTCCGCTTCGAGCTACCTGGACCTCTTCGGTGCTGCCTGTCCGGTGATGGTGCTCGACGAGGTGAGCCGGACGGTCCAGGCTGCCCTCACCACCCTGCGTGCCCGTTCGTGGACGTGA
- a CDS encoding AAA family ATPase, with amino-acid sequence MSFIDIRDCFERAYRAESPFEGTTRNQEIREEDRAWLRREHASVYAPGLGTAVLKLLTGEVGLWQQSDGSARLRLDEREDGLRVYTAPNGLQSRSWHAGGAPSGSFLGAPLLALAEALTGAGAPQTRQALRKFVRVLMPLGLRYPMPKNALAAATRLPDVRFALHHLTDTLDAETQARLAQGTLSSPTHIIPHDRFLSSVNLALLIHPPVQRPASETPATKLRRLARRGGAALLVGPPGTFKTETAKRVAVEEGLTLVIAKGAPGVEDRDFIGGVYPTEQGPRWVDGPISRAFVAATRGRTLLLIDEALRYHPEALNVLQGAMDTVSRAEALAVGIPETLLVGERHHLLPLPDGEHLCCPAENLTWVLTTNLGEDHLQTADRFDGALLSRLDLVIDFEYADEETARTLYRQIGGSERVADLAYAVELVTRDARQGTGVQPVRALDARKTIALVKEVAALLNEGLEEAAALLCACETVVIPHCCARDGDGRLEKDAVEMLTRRIIEEVLEAA; translated from the coding sequence ATGTCCTTCATCGATATCCGTGACTGCTTCGAGCGTGCCTATCGAGCCGAGAGTCCCTTCGAGGGGACGACGCGCAACCAGGAAATCCGGGAGGAAGACCGCGCCTGGCTGCGCCGTGAGCACGCCAGCGTGTACGCACCCGGTCTCGGCACGGCAGTGCTCAAACTTCTCACCGGAGAGGTGGGGCTCTGGCAGCAGTCGGATGGGAGTGCCCGCCTCCGGCTCGATGAGCGCGAGGACGGCCTCCGGGTCTACACCGCGCCGAACGGCCTGCAAAGCCGGTCCTGGCACGCGGGTGGGGCGCCCTCGGGTTCGTTCCTGGGTGCCCCGCTGTTGGCGCTCGCGGAAGCACTCACCGGCGCTGGCGCTCCCCAGACCCGTCAAGCCCTCCGGAAGTTCGTGCGCGTCCTCATGCCCCTGGGCTTGCGGTATCCCATGCCGAAGAACGCCCTGGCCGCCGCCACACGGTTGCCGGACGTCCGGTTCGCCCTGCACCACCTGACGGATACGCTGGACGCCGAAACGCAGGCCCGCCTCGCCCAGGGGACCCTGTCGTCCCCCACGCACATCATCCCCCACGACCGGTTCCTCTCCAGCGTGAACCTCGCGCTGCTGATCCACCCGCCCGTGCAACGTCCTGCGTCCGAGACACCCGCCACGAAGCTGCGCCGCCTCGCCCGCCGGGGCGGCGCGGCCCTGCTCGTCGGCCCGCCCGGCACCTTCAAGACCGAGACCGCCAAGCGTGTCGCGGTCGAGGAGGGCCTGACCCTGGTGATCGCCAAGGGAGCTCCCGGCGTCGAGGACCGCGACTTCATCGGCGGCGTGTACCCGACGGAGCAAGGACCACGGTGGGTGGACGGCCCGATCAGCCGTGCCTTCGTGGCCGCCACGCGGGGCCGCACGCTGCTGCTGATCGACGAGGCCTTGCGGTACCACCCGGAGGCCCTGAACGTGCTGCAGGGGGCGATGGACACGGTGTCCCGGGCGGAGGCGCTCGCGGTCGGCATCCCGGAAACGCTGCTGGTGGGGGAGAGACATCACCTGCTTCCCCTTCCCGACGGCGAGCACCTGTGCTGTCCAGCCGAGAATCTCACCTGGGTCCTGACCACGAACCTCGGCGAGGACCACCTGCAGACCGCCGACCGGTTCGACGGGGCCCTGCTCAGCCGCCTCGACCTCGTGATCGACTTCGAGTACGCGGATGAGGAGACCGCCCGTACCCTGTACAGGCAGATCGGTGGATCGGAGCGGGTGGCGGACCTCGCCTATGCGGTGGAATTGGTGACGCGGGATGCGCGGCAGGGGACCGGGGTGCAGCCGGTGCGGGCGCTCGACGCACGCAAGACCATCGCGCTGGTGAAGGAGGTCGCGGCGCTCCTGAACGAGGGGTTGGAGGAGGCCGCGGCGCTGCTGTGCGCCTGCGAAACGGTGGTCATTCCCCACTGCTGCGCGCGCGACGGCGACGGCCGCCTGGAGAAGGACGCGGTCGAGATGCTCACCCGCCGCATCATCGAGGAGGTGCTGGAAGCGGCGTGA
- a CDS encoding ParB/RepB/Spo0J family partition protein: MTLSGHLFSTPLHTEIQMVPVGWIEEPDTQEVNPGIERLGVMQSVLLKPSGDPERPYRIVDGKRRVRSALKYGIGQVPALITDGTRGQIAAASAILNAARSSHPLDEARNWQTALEEGQFGDVKELAAHVRVSVQTIRKRLRLLTLPEDLLTHIGVSIAEGVAERMANLAPEYREQAIRAAERRLDAGERFTAADLKESQTARARDFEESLDTLFGPEPLLEVPRDPLTELVQEVRRLAALGGVELPALVRALAREVPELSEPSSTPAEPPASPRLTVSPRPGRVNLGLRPSERLP; this comes from the coding sequence ATGACCCTGTCGGGACACCTGTTCAGCACGCCGCTCCACACCGAGATTCAAATGGTGCCCGTCGGATGGATCGAGGAACCCGACACCCAGGAGGTGAACCCTGGGATCGAGCGACTTGGGGTGATGCAGAGCGTTCTGCTCAAACCCAGCGGGGACCCCGAGCGTCCCTACCGGATCGTGGACGGGAAACGCCGGGTCCGCAGCGCGCTCAAGTACGGCATCGGGCAGGTGCCTGCCCTGATTACCGACGGGACCCGCGGGCAGATCGCCGCCGCAAGTGCCATCCTGAACGCTGCCCGCTCCAGTCACCCGCTCGACGAGGCCCGCAACTGGCAGACCGCCCTGGAAGAGGGCCAGTTCGGTGACGTGAAGGAACTCGCGGCCCACGTTCGGGTCAGCGTCCAGACCATCCGCAAACGCCTGAGGCTGCTCACCCTGCCCGAAGACCTCCTCACGCACATCGGCGTCAGCATCGCCGAGGGCGTGGCGGAACGCATGGCGAACCTCGCGCCCGAGTACCGCGAGCAGGCGATCCGGGCGGCCGAACGCCGCTTGGACGCGGGAGAGCGCTTCACCGCCGCCGACTTGAAGGAGAGTCAGACCGCCCGCGCCAGGGATTTTGAGGAGAGTCTCGATACGCTCTTCGGCCCTGAGCCTCTGCTGGAAGTGCCCCGCGACCCCCTGACTGAACTGGTGCAGGAGGTCAGGCGGTTGGCGGCGCTGGGTGGCGTTGAACTTCCCGCGCTGGTTCGGGCGCTGGCGAGAGAGGTGCCCGAATTGAGCGAACCATCGTCCACCCCGGCGGAGCCACCAGCATCCCCGCGTCTCACCGTGAGTCCTCGCCCTGGCCGTGTGAATCTCGGCCTGCGACCCTCGGAGAGGTTGCCATGA
- a CDS encoding ParB/RepB/Spo0J family partition protein, producing the protein MTKNAFKKPKAPSMGTLLSRSLEFSGAPLPQDVEVGEVQHLPINVLQPNPRQPRRFFNEERLRALAESIREEGVLQPLMVRPLEGGQFEIVYGERRWRAAQLAGLPSVPARVRTLTDAQVELLAAIENLQREDLNRYDEVSYKLRLVAALFQTTPEEAIQRLRELRNQPESDPEQVNQLEHLFTQLGREKWPSFVTNGLPALRLPEALVEAVQTGKLEYTKALLIARAPQEHHTALLKWVLEEELSHAALTDVVAQLKPTPRSDADAQLLSLRRKISPRRLGKLPREQRVEAEKLIRRLHELLGD; encoded by the coding sequence ATGACCAAGAATGCCTTCAAGAAGCCCAAGGCTCCCAGCATGGGCACTCTGCTGAGCCGCTCGCTCGAGTTTTCGGGAGCGCCCCTTCCCCAGGATGTTGAGGTGGGCGAGGTTCAGCACCTCCCGATCAACGTCCTGCAGCCCAACCCCCGGCAACCTCGCCGATTCTTCAACGAGGAGCGCCTGAGGGCGTTGGCCGAGAGCATTCGGGAGGAGGGCGTCCTGCAACCGCTGATGGTGCGCCCCCTGGAGGGTGGGCAGTTCGAGATCGTGTACGGAGAGCGCCGCTGGCGTGCTGCCCAGCTCGCCGGACTCCCGAGTGTTCCCGCCCGGGTCCGCACCCTGACCGACGCGCAGGTCGAACTCCTGGCCGCCATCGAGAACCTGCAACGTGAGGACCTCAACCGCTACGACGAGGTGAGCTACAAGTTGCGCCTGGTCGCCGCCCTGTTCCAGACCACACCCGAGGAGGCCATTCAGCGTCTCAGGGAATTGCGTAACCAGCCGGAGAGCGACCCTGAGCAGGTCAATCAGCTCGAACACCTCTTCACTCAGCTCGGTCGGGAGAAGTGGCCTTCCTTCGTCACCAACGGGCTCCCTGCCCTGCGGCTACCGGAGGCCCTGGTCGAGGCCGTGCAGACGGGAAAACTAGAATACACCAAGGCGTTGTTGATCGCCCGCGCTCCGCAGGAGCACCACACGGCCCTCCTGAAATGGGTGCTGGAGGAAGAACTCAGTCACGCCGCGCTCACGGATGTCGTGGCTCAGCTGAAGCCCACCCCCCGGAGTGACGCGGACGCGCAACTCCTGAGCCTGCGTCGAAAGATCTCCCCCCGGCGTTTGGGCAAACTTCCCCGTGAGCAGCGCGTGGAGGCGGAAAAACTCATCCGCCGACTGCATGAACTACTGGGCGACTGA
- a CDS encoding type II toxin-antitoxin system prevent-host-death family antitoxin, with amino-acid sequence MAPKTVGIRALREELPEMLRQVGTTGEPLVVTKHGEAVATIVPGAAIRPPVADAPRIIAVVSLKGGVGKTTLTMHLAAAIAQERDQVVVLDADEEVSAFRWQQHAAAEGLTLPFKVMPAERNTLMRQARELAKTGVTVLIDTPPNNREVLKSAATVADVVLVPVLPTGMDVDRLATTLELLADLEAALESFNYAIILNRFDARKGMAHEANEALNAHPRLNTVVKALSAYEKVFGQAPTELSQFVEIWQEIKQALGSGA; translated from the coding sequence ATGGCACCCAAGACCGTTGGGATTCGTGCACTCCGCGAGGAGCTTCCGGAGATGTTGCGTCAGGTGGGAACGACCGGAGAGCCGCTGGTCGTGACGAAGCACGGCGAAGCGGTCGCGACCATTGTCCCCGGTGCTGCGATCCGACCTCCTGTCGCAGACGCACCCCGCATCATCGCGGTGGTCAGCTTGAAGGGAGGGGTTGGCAAAACCACGCTGACCATGCATCTCGCGGCCGCCATCGCGCAGGAGCGTGACCAGGTGGTGGTTTTGGATGCCGACGAGGAGGTGAGCGCCTTTCGCTGGCAACAGCACGCCGCCGCCGAGGGCCTGACCCTCCCCTTCAAGGTCATGCCCGCCGAGCGCAACACGCTGATGCGTCAGGCACGCGAGCTGGCCAAAACTGGCGTGACCGTCCTGATCGACACCCCGCCCAACAACCGTGAGGTGCTCAAGAGTGCAGCCACGGTGGCCGACGTGGTGCTGGTCCCCGTGCTGCCCACCGGCATGGATGTCGACCGCCTCGCCACCACCCTCGAACTCCTGGCTGATCTCGAAGCGGCGCTGGAGAGCTTCAACTACGCGATCATCCTCAACCGGTTCGATGCCCGCAAAGGCATGGCCCACGAGGCGAACGAGGCCCTCAACGCCCATCCGCGCCTGAATACGGTCGTGAAGGCGCTCAGTGCCTACGAGAAGGTCTTTGGGCAGGCCCCCACCGAACTCTCGCAGTTCGTCGAGATCTGGCAGGAGATCAAGCAAGCCCTGGGGAGCGGCGCATGA